From Hermetia illucens chromosome 6, iHerIll2.2.curated.20191125, whole genome shotgun sequence, one genomic window encodes:
- the LOC119659967 gene encoding chromatin assembly factor 1 p55 subunit, with amino-acid sequence MTDRGDNAESFDDAVEERVINEEYKIWKKNTPFLYDLVMTHALEWPSLTAQWLPDVTKQEGKDYSVHRLILGTHTSDEQNHLLIASVQLPNEDAQFDASHYDNEKGEFGGFGSVSGKIEIEIKINHEGEVNRARYMPQNACVIATKTPSSDVLVFDYTKHPSKPEPSGECHPDLRLRGHQKEGYGLSWNPNLNGYLLSASDDHTICLWDINATPKEHRVIDAKNIFTGHTAVVEDVAWHLLHESLFGSVADDQKLMIWDTRCNNTTKPSHTVDAHTAEVNCLSFNPYSEYILATGSADKTVALWDLRNLKLKLHSFESHKDEIFQVQWSPHNETILASSGTDRRLHVWDLSKIGEEQSAEDAEDGPPELLFIHGGHTAKISDFSWNPNEPWVICSVSEDNIMQVWQMAENIYNDEEPDMPATEVEAGTA; translated from the exons ATGACGGACCGCGGTGACAATG CGGaatcgtttgatgacgccgTCGAGGAGCGCGTTATCAACGAGGAATACAAAATATGGAAGAAAAACACTCCTTTTCTCTACGATTTGGTGATGACCCACGCCCTGGAATGGCCATCGCTCACGGCTCAATGGCTTCCTGATGTCACAAAGCAAGAGGGCAAGGACTACTCAGTTCACCGACTGATCCTTGGTACTCACACATCCGACGAGCAGAATCACCTTCTCATCGCCAGCGTCCAACTACCAAATGAAGACGCACAATTTGATGCGTCGCACTATGACAACGAAAAAGGAGAGTTTGGAGGCTTTGGATCGGTTTCCGGTAAAATCGAGATAGAAATCAAGATAAATCACGAGGGGGAGGTGAATCGAGCTCGTTACATGCCACAAAATGCTTGCGTAATTGCCACCAAGACACCCTCGAGTGATGTGCTTGTTTTCGATTATACAAAGCATCCAAGCAAACCAGAGCCTAGTGGGGAGTGTCATCCGGACTTGCGTTTACGCGGACATCAGAAAGAAGGATATGGCCTTTCATGGAACCCGAATTTGAATGGCTATTTACTCTCTGCCAGTGACGATCATACTATCTGCTTATGGGACATAAACGCTACTCCAAAGGAACACAGAGTTATTGATGCGAAGAATATATTTACTGGACATACAGCCGTAGTGGAAGATGTCGCGTGGCATCTTCTCCACGAGTCTTTGTTCGGCTCGGTGGCGGACGACCAGAAGCTCATGATTTGGGATACTCGATGCAACAACACAACGAAACCATCGCACACAGTCGACGCTCACACAGCTGAAGTCAATTGTTTGAGCTTTAATCCGTACTCGGAATACATTCTGGCCACTGGCTCTGCAGATAAAACTGTGGCGCTCTGGGATCTACGGAACTTGAAGCTGAAACTACATTCATTCGAGTcacataaagacgaaatcttCCAGGTACAATGGTCTCCCCATAACGAAACAATATTGGCATCGTCCGGAACTGACCGTCGTCTTCATGTGTGGGATCTATCGAAAATCGGTGAAGAGCAAAGTGCTGAAGACGCAGAAGATGGACCACCAGAGTTGCTGTTTATCCATGGCGGACACACCGCCAAAATTTCGGACTTCTCGTGGAATCCCAATGAGCCGTGGGTTATTTGTTCCGTGTCAGAGGATAATATCATGCAAGTGTGGCAaatggcggagaatatctacAATGATGAAGAGCCTGACATGCCGGCAACCGAAGTGGAAGCGGGGACCGCTTAA